The Cynocephalus volans isolate mCynVol1 chromosome 1, mCynVol1.pri, whole genome shotgun sequence region AAAAAAAACCCAACCTCATGCTATAGCTTTTATAGTacaaattacagaaaataaaggTGATGAACTGTTGACAGGAAGGGTCATGGATACGCAGAAAGACAGATAGTAGAATCCTTGGGAAGGGATCTGTGGTTAACAAGGTATGTAATACATTTGCTGGTGGCATTTGGGGCACATATGTGGAGTCGTGTCCCTCTGAGGTGTGTTGGAGCATAGCATTAAGACATGCTATTTAATGTATGATGTAGTTGCTAAAATATACAGCCAAGAAAGGGTGGCAGTGGGTGGGTAGAGTATCATGGTACAGTTCATTTACTTATTcttctatcaatggacatttggattgtttccattgGCTTCTTCctatgaaatttatttctgtaatgtCTGAATTTTGTATCATACATTACTTTTGTGGtcggagaaaaaggaataaaaactagGGATCTGGGGCAGGGGATGGGAGGATGACAAAAAGGATGagtttctttaattaattaattattttatttatttatttttggtggcttgttggtatggggatctgaacccttgaccttggtgttgagTTTCCCTAATTTATAAAGAGCCCTTGCAACTTACCAAGAATAAAGATAACTCCAAAGAAAGATGATAATCATAGCAAGCATTTATCAAGCATTTACTATGTTCCAGAGacataatgttttatatatactagttcatttaatcttcacaactatcctatgaggtaagtaccattattatccccattttacagatgagaaaactgaggcacagaaagattaggTAACTTGCCCGAAGTCACAagcttgtaagtggcagagctgggatttgaactccaATCTCTTACCCACTACTGCCCTGCCTtacaagaaaaataggaaaaggacataaacaaatgaggaaatgaaaataCCTTCTAAACCCGCAATAAAATACCTAGTCTCACTCCACATATTGTATTTCAATTATTCAATGATGCAAATTTTTATATTCAAACATCTCTAAAATCAGGATGCATGTTAGATATAAATGATAccttagattcaatgaaatactgtaagagaaatgcaaattaaaaccacctatCAGATTGGCTAAGAACAAAACATTTGATAACACACTGTGTTAGCAAGGGTGTGGGGAAATAAGCACCTCTCAAAAGTAGTAAGAGTTTAAACAGGCACAGCCTCTGTGGAAGACGATTTGGTGTGtgctaacaaaatttaaaacacaaacaccctttgacccagcaattcaatTCTTAGGAATTGACCCCTTCAGATTCCCTGGCCCTTATGAGCAAAGACTTAAGTTCTCTATTGCACAGAACATCAGTTTGTAATACCCAAGATGAAAATGACCTCAACATCCAATGAGagagggattaaaaaaataaaggtcagGTCCATCCCAAAGTCAGAATACTACACAGCTGTGAAAAGGAATAAGAAAGCTTTCTGGGTATTGATAGTGACACTGTCTccaaaaatgttaagtgaaaaaaggcaaGGTGCTGAACTGTGTGCATAATATCCAACCATCGGGTGAAAAAAGTGGGGCTGGGGTGTGGGTAGACATATCTCTATGCCTAATATAAGGGACTTGCAAAGGTCTTGTTGAAATGATGGCCTGTGAGGAGGGGACCTCAGGGATTGGGAGAATATGAATTGGGAAGGAATTCACTCTTCACTCTAGGCTAGGGGTTGGTaactgtctagctcttaatcctgttcgtgacgccagttGTAAAGCCAGACGACCACAACCatgctagttgtcgggctcttttacccgctggtaatcctgcaccgactgggccgactgtaaagctagggctgggtctggagctcccagacccctcaagcccgttcacagactgggtcacaaacccttcacatgccaggctgggtaccCAGACCCCTtaacgcaggtctatgagctaggtaactggccaaaaggtccttggaggctGTAGGCTGGAAAGCATAGCTGCGCGGGGATGCCctcctgcttcactaaaactctcctctccccttcccccccccctcaATACAATAGCAACGAaactaaaaaagatacattggcgtgcatgcgcactaactacacacacacacacacacaaaatttgcttaggcgagggtcctgaccaaactctgacacacacacacacagacaatttgcttacaaaggatgttgaaccacacccaactggacctgaggtgagggccctggccaaactattctattttcccaacagtaaccttttctgtaaagggccagatagtaataTTTTAGGCATTAGGCTTGCAGGCTATTTGGTCTCTTGCAACCATTCAGTTCTACTGCTGCAGGGCAAAAACAGCCACAGACAGTATGTGAATGAATAggcatggctgtgtgccaatTAAACTTTACAGCTGAAACAGAAATATGAATTTCTTGCGTTGTGAAATATTTTTGCactcaaccatttaaaaaaatgctcgTGGACCACAGTAAAACAGGTGGGCTAGATTTGTCTTACTGGCCGTAGCGAGTTGACCCCTGCTCCAGCTCCTTTGGTATTGTTTGATTCTCACTCTTTACTTTCTGCATGCATTACctattaacaaaataatattttaaaggatagCTTGAGAATTTTTGGCTTTTCAAAAGGGGATGGGGTTAAAGTTCAGGGCAGGTGCCCTGAGGTGTATGCCCACACCACCTCTAAAGAGAAGGAAGAACAGAGGGGGATGCGTGACATTCCCAAGTCAGCAGGGAACCTGTTTGCCCTGTATGCCACCTACTCTGCTCCACCAGCAGATAGCAGCACATGTCCACCTAAAACAAAGCCATCCAGCACCAACTGGGAGGCCTCAGGCAGAAGCTGGCCCATACACTTGTTTTATTTTGCCCAAGGTATGTTTTAAACATGGAGCCAGCATTTTTGAAAtctggatttctggcttctctttaaTCAGCTGATGTGAGTAGCAGCTGCCCTTCGGGGATTGATGTCTCTAAGGTCATCCCAGTCCCCAGTGTCAGCTGCCCTTTCCCATGtgttctgctgttttctcataGTGGACATTTTTCTCACTTGCTGCATGCATCACCTCTCTCCCTCCAGTGGGGCAGCGGGCGAGTGTTAGAGTGCAAGGACTCTGAATCATGCCTGGACCTAAATATCGGTCCTgccacctactagctgtgtgacagctgtgtggccttgaacaTGTTACAGGacctccgtgcctcagtttccccatctgtcaaatgATGCTGAGAGTTCTCACCTCTCATAGCTGCAAGGGACTGCTTAATGGGATTGGGCCAGAGCTCTCTGCACAGTCTTTGGCAAGTGCTAAGTGTTCAGTAGATATTAAGTAGCATTTTTCCTTGCACAGCCCTCATGGGAACTTGTTTGCAATCTTCTTATCTCACAACTGGCCCCAACActtctgtttttttggtggtggtggtggtattttttgtgtgtgtggctggccaatacagggaattgaacccttgaccttggtgtactcaaaaccacactctcctaagtgagctaactggccagcccttttcttctggttttgaaaagtatttttttctagcCCTTGGGATTCAGAAGCATGAgggtcagatttttttttttttttaatttgactagtaatgggatcttaacccttgacttggtgttgtcagcaccatgctctcccaggtgagttaaccagccatacctatatagggatccgaacccgtggccttggtgttatcagcaccacactctcccaagtgagctacggacCAACCTTATGATGGTTAGAATTTgaggcctggctctgccattaCTAGCTATGGGATCTTGGATGAGTCACCTTACCTGTCTGGACTCAGGTTGATTTATTTGTGGGCTCCAGGGGAACTGACACAGGTTAGTAGGGCCTGAGAACAGGAAACCAACCCCCCACAGCCCCAAGGCTCTCATCTGGCACCTCCAAAGAGTTTGGTTGCCTACCGTTTCCACCAGACTTATTTTTGTAAAGACACCTTAATTTTCTTCTGggaacctccctccctcctgtggcTTGGGAAGGGTTGATCCCACCCCCGCAACTGCAAGTGGATATGTCCTACCCCTGGCCAATCAGAACATTTCACCTCCTTGACCAAGGTGATTGGTTCAGGAGTAGGCACATGACCCAATCCAGGCCCTGGGACTTTGCAACTACTGGGAAGGCTCTTCCCATTGAGATTGTGCAGGGGGTCCAGCCAGTATCAACTCAGAGAAAAACAGAGCCAAGACAGAGAGACCAAGTTCTGATGAATCATGTGAGCCTCTGGGTCCTGCCAAACCTTAAGTCAGAACCATCTGCGGACTTTCTTGTCTTATGAATTAATACAATTATTCTAgctcttaatttttgctttagttttcctttatttatgaGTTGACAATTCTAACACCCCTTCCTCTTGTGGTCCCCTCAGACAGTCACAAATCAAAAGTCTAGTGGTGGGCAAACTTTAAGGAAAATGAAGTtgagtcacatttttaaaaactttttttttttttttgctggcttgtacagggattaaaccctggatcttggtgttcccagcaacattttaaaaaataaatgccatatCTGCGAATGCTCTAGAGTCTTTCATCATTTTCTTGTCCCCAACAGTCTTTTTTTCTGGCTGATATTGCAGAAACTATATAGACTAGACACTGATTATAACGTCTGCTGTGTTCACTACTGAATCCCAATGCCTGGTGCACAGGGTACCTTATAATTATTCAATGAATAAACAAGTTACTTATTTATCTAAAATGCCCAGTGGCTCCCCACTCACCTCAGCCTGAGGCTCAGTATAAGTCCTCGTTTTTCCATCCTCATCTTCTGCTTTCCCCGGGCTCACTCCAGTCCAGCCATAGTACTAGCTGCCTTGCCATCTCAAAAACCCCAAGCttgttcctgcctcagggcctttgcacttgctgtcccATCAAGCGGTCTCTTCCCTCAGTTCTTTCCCTGGTTGGCTCCATCTTctccaggtctcagctcaaatgtcacctcctcagaggtcCTCGATGACCACCCTGCCAAAGCAGCCTCCGCCctgctttttggttttcttcacaAATCACCATCTGAATTTCCAtgtgcatttatttatgtttactgtCTTTCCCCCCAGGTCAACTCCGCCAGGGCAGGTCCTTGTCGGTTTGCCCACTGTTGTACCCCAGTGTCCAGGCACACACTGGGagccaataaacatttgctgaaggAATTCACAAACAGGGATCAGCTTTCATTAGTCTATCATCGTGATCTACTTGAAAGGCCACTCCTCACCAAAATTGAGGGTCTCTTCCAAAAGTGTTTGGAGCAGTTGTCAACATGAATTTACTCTCATGTGATAAAGCCCCCATCCTGAGGCCACGGTTGGGAAGAGCTGGGAATGGGGTAGGGCTTCACATTCCAGGCTCCTTAacaccctccccacccaccagccAACCAGGAAACACCAGGAGGCAGCCGTGGTTAAGTAGACTTTTGCTGCtttgttataaatatattatgtacATCTAAAACATGACATTAAAATATTACTCCGTGTTACAGAAAAGATATTAAGGCTTTCTATTATTTACATGAAACAAGCAagcacctttaaaaaaaacccaaaaaacaaaaaagccccacTCTTTGTCTGACACACCCTGGCCAGAGGGCACTGTTTCCCCTTCCAAATGACCAAGACTCTTTGCAGGGGCTGTGCCCTGCAAAGATGTCCATGTACTAGAAACATCAGTCTGGCTGGAATCCCACGGGCAGATGGGTGTGGGGGCCAGGGAGATGGGGACATCTAGACTTGGGCGGGAGGTTCTGGCCTCTTCTGGCCAGCTGCCTTCAGACCCTTGCTGAGCTCTGCCATCCTTGGGTAGATAAGCTGGGCTGAAGGTGGTGGCTGGGGCTGCCCACCCACCCAGGCCTCTGGGGTCAGTTTGCAGAGCCATGACAGAACAATGCTCCAGGGACACTAAGGTGTGCCTAGGGGCTCCCTAGACCACTGGGGCCAGACAAGAGGGACAGATAGAGGCAATTCAGTGGCCCCAATGCCAGCTGTGCTGAAGGGCTGTCCAGCAGGGCAGGGGGCAGCAGGTGTGCAGGGAGTGGGTGAGCCTAGTCTCTACCCGAGGGACGGCTGGCAGTGGGGGGCTCCCTTTTCTGCAGAGTCAGGCTTGGCAGACAGAGTAGCTCAGGTGGCTGGGGAGGAGGCAAGGAAAGAAAacgaaaaaaggaaatgaaaaatcagTGGCTCAAGTATTCTGTGTCACGAGGGGTGGGCTGGGGATGCCTGGGCCCAGCCCAGGACATGTCCTCTCCACCTGGAGGGACCAGCTTGAAGAGGCTGGAATTTGGCAGATGGCTTCGGTTTGGGGGCTGGGAAAGGTTGGCAACCAGGAggcaggctcagagaagttatttGATCTTCTGGGCCCACTTCATATCGTCTGCCCGAGGCTTCTCGCCCGTCAGGCCCTGGATGAGGTCCTCCAGGCGTCTCCAGAATCCTATCTTCTCCAGTGGGTAGTTGAGCCAGCCTGCAGTAGAAATGGCATGGGGGGAGTGGGGCTGTTAAGCAGGGAGTAGTAGTTGAGGGGATGTTGGGAGAGAGTTGGCCCTGACTGGGGTGTGGGGCCTCAATCAAGAGTGAGTCTgcagagggaggggacagggaatcTGGGAGTGGGGGCCTCCTACCAATAGGCTTAGGGGCCCCTCAGATGTGCCTTCatctcccattcattcattcattttcttactgagcacttactatatgctaggcatGGTGGCAGCCTTCTTGTCACTCAGCTCAAATGCCATGTCtgctgggaagccttccctgatcaccTGCTTTAGCAGGTTTGTCATGtcacctcttttatttcttatatagaCTTTATGATAGCCTATAACATCTTTGTTAATTTGCTATTTCCTGTTTTGTGTTGGTTCTTCCCCCCAACTAGAATGTCAGCTCTGAGAGGCAGAACACCATGTTCTCCCACTGCTGACtctcagtgcctagaatagtgccaggcacacaggagCTGCTCAGTAAATACTGCTCACCTTATTTAATCCACATTCCAGCCTCCCATACCCACCCTGAGGCAGATACTAACATTAGTCCCATTTTCACAAGAAGACTGAAGCTTGGGGAGGAGTCTCCCAATGAGTAGGGGGCAAAACcagcatttgaacccaggcctgccTGAGTAGTTAACTCATCTCCTAAATAATCTAAATTCTAACTTCTCCACCTGCCTTCCAAGGAGCATGACTTTAGGACGTGCATTTTCTGTGGCTCTCAGTTCTGCCTCCAGAAAGACTTACGTAGTAGCTGTAGCTCatcgagcacctactgtgtgccaggcacttaacGTTGGCCATCTGACCATTCCCATCACAGCCCTGTGAAGGTGGTGTGtgagggaggagcctgcagcCCTGCTTTGGGAATGAGAAAAGCAATATCCATGGAGGTTTGTGAGTTTCCTAAAGGCACACATGGAAGAGGTGAGGGTTGAACCTGAGGTGGCCTGATTCGATAGCATCTCTATCTAACATACCTGACCTTGAAAGAAGCCTGGCTGGCCCTGGAAAACCTGCTCATCTCACCTCTGCCCTTTCCCACGGGCCCACTAGCAACAGTGGCTTGTGGGCCTCCTTACCGTTTCTCAATCACACCAAGCACGTTCCTGCCTGGGGACTTTGTTACTTGCTGTCTCTTTTGCCTGTACTGGTCTGTCCCCATTTATCTGCAGGGCCCCTCCCACACTTCTTTCAGATTTCTGACCTCCTTGTAGAAATGActgctcccctccctctctctttgctctctcccaCACTCCCCCCACTGCAGTCACCCCAGCccccttgctgttcctcaaataTACCAGGCAAGCACGTTCCAGGCCTTTGCACCTCTTGCTCTTGCTGCCTGGAGTGACCTTCCTCCAGAGGTCTGCAAGACTGTCTCCTGCAGCTGCTGCAGGTCTTTGTTCAAATGTGGCCTTCTCAGTGCCTTCCCTGAACACCCTATTTAAGGTGCAAAGCCTCAGATTTCTTTTTCCactccctgctttattttcctccacAAACACACTTGACGcatgacatattttatttattgtgtctCCCCTTCTAGAAGTGCCACAAGGCAGGGATTCCTGCCTGTTCTGTTTACTGCTGTATCCTGAGcccagaacagtgcttggcacatagtaggtgctcagtaaatatttgctggctGGATGAGTGGTTGGAATCACAACTACATGGGCAGGGGCAAGAGGGTTTGTCTGTCTTGTTTATGGCTATGTTCATAGCACCTAGAAGAGTGCCCGGCACATaggagatgctcaataaatgcgtGTTCAGAGAAACACGTTCAGAGAAAAACGTTCTGGGAGGGCAAGAACTGCATGATCTCCCACGTGACTTCTGCCCGCCTGACCCTGATGATGGTGCTGCAGCTGGGGTTGGGGCAGCCCATTCCACACCACTGGTGGCCGCACCTGTGGTGATGCAGAAGTAGGTCTCGTGGGGCGAGACATGGTGGATGCGATGGTGTTTACGTGGCAGGATGATATGCCAGTCCTGCAGGAAGGTGACCCAGCGTGGCAGCCCGAAGTATGTGTGCGACCACTTGTGGATCTGGTTGGTGAAGGTGCTGAAGATGATCAGGCAGAAGACGAAGCACTCCCAGGGGTACAGTTGCTCCAGGGCTTctgcagggggaggagagggtgCCCGTGGGACCTGCACAGCTGTCATGTGGGGTGGGGCCCGATGCCAACCTGGCCCTCACCACCTGCCCCAGGCAGCTCCCGTCTCACCCAGGCCTCCTTCCAACCTCCCAAATAGCCTCAGGCAAGCTCagacacccctctgagcctcagtcttcccTTTCTGCTCAATGGGCAGAAAATGGTGTAAGCAACAAGTAATGGCTAAAAacgtgggctctggagtcagccaGAGTTGGGCTCAGATCCCTGCTCTGACATTTGTTGGCTGTATGAGCGTGGATCGGTAACTCTGCCCCTTTGAGTCTCAatttttcatcagtaaaatgggaataatgccTCTCTGACGTTCCCTAACAGCAGAGGCTGACATAGGTTCATGTGCATGTGTTTTATCGGGCAAGTCTCTCTTCAGGAAATACATCTAAGGGAGCAAGggaagcaggacagagcaggGGAGGAGCTAAGCAAAGATGGGGTGGGTGGAGTCTTGTCTCAGCTTGATCCTGCAGGGAGCTGGGGTGCTAAGGTGTAGCTGGGAGCTGTTAGCAGCCACCGTACATGGAGGCTGTGGGATGGGGGTGCTCCACCCCTGGAGAGGGGAATGGGCAGGGAAGGGGATACTCATCACCTCTACCCACAGGGAGATTGCTCTAAGGATCTGTGATGTGCCTAGTTGTTAGAATAGGATCTGGCCCACCTTAGCTCCACCTCACAGACGAtataactgaggctcagagtgataAAGTGACTTGCTTTGGGACAACTGCCTCCCAAAATAGGCAGGGCAGAGATCTGAACTCAGGACTGAATTCACAGCCTATACTCTTTCCACTAAGCCAAGGTAGCAAAACCAAAACAGCTCCCAGGACCAGGCAGATAATGCAAATGAATAAGGTAGGCTGGGTACAGGACAGCAGGGATTAGTGGGGACTGTGGTACActagagagcatgcatcctgtcaaACAGGGTGGCCGCAGCTTAGCTCTGGCCCAGTGAAGCCAGGTGGGAACAAGGACCCAGGGTGGCCAGATCAGATTGCTCAAGAGAAGCTTGGAACCCAGCTCTTTATGTCAAATATCCCaactttagggccggcccgtggctcactcgggagagtacggtgctgataacaccaaggccccgggttcggatcccatatacggatggccggttcgctcactggctgagcgtggtgctcacaacaccaagtcaagggttaagatccccttaccggtcatcttttaaaaaaaaaaaaaaaaaaaaaaaaaatatcccaaCTTTATAGGAAGACaactaatgaaaaatatttaaaacatgacAAGGGGCTGAATACATGCACATAAGCCCCAGGAGGCTCATGGGGATGAGGCTCTGTCCCTGGCgaccacctcccaccccaccaccagCTGGTGCGCCTCACCAGGACTCTGGGTGCAGAACTTGTAGGCCATGttgagcagtggcagcagtgtcACCAGGCAGTTGTCCCCATTGGTCTCAATGAAGTCGTGCCGTGTAATGGCTGTTGGATCAATGTGGTGCTCCCGGAACGGTCGGATGAAAGCCTGGGAGTGGGGATACAGCTCAACCTGTCAGCCCATAGTGGCTAGCCGCTCTCCACAACCCCCTAAACATGTTAGGGCTCACCTCCCTGCCTGTGCACCCACAGTTCCCTCCACCTGGTGTGCTAGACCATTGCCACCAAGCTGCTGATACAGACCCACCCAGCCTTTAGGGTCTATGTCTAGCAGCTACACCGGAAGATGGGTTGAAATGACCCTGGCAGGGCCCTTGGGCTGGCACAGcccccctctgggcctcagtctccccatctgtgcTGTGAGAGGGCTTGAAGACAACTTCTGTCCTTCTTCCCCATCCTAAGATAGTTGAAGGGGCCCCTCACAGTAACAGGTAGGACCCTCTCCACAGCATCCGAGTGCCTCCTTCCAGCAACAACCTCCCCTTCTCTTAGTACAAGCTGTTCTAATAGGACTGACCCCAGCCCCTAGCTGAGAGTGAGCGTGTGACCGTGGCCTGGCCAATCAGAACATTCCATCCCTCTGGCCACAGTGACTGGCTGAGGCACGGACATGTGATCCAGGCTGGGCCAATGGGAGTGAGCCATGGGACTTTGGCTGAAACTATGGGAAAGGAGAAGTTCTCTTCTCCTGGAAGCTGGAAGGATGGATGTCTAGGCAGCTAGGAGCCACTGTGGCCACCTCAGAAGGGGAAAGCccagacagagatggagagactGAAGAATGTGGTCTGACTGTCTGTCCtactggatccagccatgccttgGTTTGGCTCTAACCCTGAAATTTTCAGTTACATGAATCAGTGCCCCTGTTTGATTAAGCCAATTTGGCTTAGATTTTCTGTCACAACCAAAGATGTCTGAGTGATACAAGATAAAATCCAATTAAAACTAAGCAACAGTGTGGCACGGCAAGAGAGGTGAAAGGAAGAACAAGACATAGCCTCCAAGTTCAAGTGAGGCAGGTACACAACAAAGCTCTCTGACCATCGCACGCCTGATTTTTTGCTTCCACAAAATGCTGGGGGGTTCCTGTTTTAGTCTTGGAGGACAGGCTGGGATGGTGGTTCCCATCTTTCAGAGGGGGAAACCAAGGCTTAGAGAGGAAAGGGGACTCACCCAAGGTTATGCAGCCCAGCCTCCCTGTGGAGGAGACAGGCTGGGTTGACATACGCACCTTCCCCACGATGGGCAGCTCCACGGAGCCCCACGTGTCGGCACCCCAGTGCACCAGACCAGAC contains the following coding sequences:
- the PEDS1 gene encoding plasmanylethanolamine desaturase 1 — its product is MAGAEEGPGQQAELDEDEAAYCRRWGAQHAGARELAALYSPGKRFQEWCSVVLCFSLIAHNLVHLLLLARWEHIPLVILGVVAGAVIADFLSGLVHWGADTWGSVELPIVGKAFIRPFREHHIDPTAITRHDFIETNGDNCLVTLLPLLNMAYKFCTQSPEALEQLYPWECFVFCLIIFSTFTNQIHKWSHTYFGLPRWVTFLQDWHIILPRKHHRIHHVSPHETYFCITTGWLNYPLEKIGFWRRLEDLIQGLTGEKPRADDMKWAQKIK